Proteins encoded within one genomic window of Cytophagales bacterium:
- a CDS encoding ligase-associated DNA damage response exonuclease, with amino-acid sequence MIEQDLLTFSPKGIYCPRADVFIDPTHPVDKAVITHAHSDHARWGHKYYIAQRQNNEILKLRLGQDIHLTLKEFGESFTVNGVKFSFHPAGHIWGSAQVRVEYKGEVWVASGDYKTEPDHFSPDFEPVKCHTFITESTFALPVFQWQPQVEVMKEINDWWAANARVGKASIICAYALGKAQRIITSVNRDIGPIYVHGAVWNVHQALNGDGAQLPEVSYVSEERNKNRDFAGSLIVTPSSALGTSWMRKFQPYEVATVSGWMNVRGIKKRRNSGHGFVLSDHADWDGLNWAIKETGAEKVWVTHGYTDTYARWLKQQGLDAHSVNSLSIREEIETSEPT; translated from the coding sequence TTGATTGAACAGGATCTATTGACGTTTTCTCCGAAGGGCATTTATTGCCCTCGGGCAGACGTGTTCATAGATCCTACGCATCCGGTGGACAAAGCGGTAATTACCCATGCCCATTCAGATCATGCACGTTGGGGACACAAATACTATATCGCCCAACGCCAAAACAACGAAATTCTCAAACTCAGGCTTGGCCAGGACATTCATCTTACCCTTAAAGAATTTGGAGAATCATTCACCGTCAATGGGGTGAAATTCTCCTTCCATCCAGCTGGGCACATCTGGGGTAGTGCGCAAGTCCGCGTGGAATACAAAGGAGAAGTCTGGGTAGCATCTGGAGACTACAAAACAGAGCCTGATCATTTTTCACCGGATTTCGAGCCAGTAAAGTGCCACACCTTTATCACGGAATCTACGTTTGCCTTGCCCGTTTTTCAATGGCAGCCTCAGGTAGAGGTCATGAAGGAGATCAATGATTGGTGGGCGGCCAATGCTCGGGTAGGGAAAGCGTCTATCATTTGTGCATATGCCCTGGGTAAGGCGCAGCGTATCATCACGAGTGTCAATAGAGACATTGGCCCTATCTATGTACATGGAGCTGTCTGGAATGTACACCAGGCCCTGAATGGTGATGGAGCCCAACTACCAGAGGTTTCCTATGTCTCCGAAGAACGTAACAAAAACAGAGACTTTGCCGGAAGCCTCATCGTCACACCTTCTTCGGCGCTAGGCACGAGCTGGATGCGAAAATTCCAGCCATACGAAGTAGCAACGGTTTCTGGATGGATGAATGTCCGTGGGATCAAGAAACGTCGCAATAGCGGGCATGGGTTTGTGCTGTCAGATCATGCCGACTGGGATGGACTCAACTGGGCAATCAAAGAGACAGGGGCAGAAAAAGTGTGGGTTACACATGGCTACACGGATACATATGCCCGATGGCTAAAGCAGCAAGGCCTGGATGCCCATAGCGTCAACTCCCTTTCCATCCGAGAGGAAATAGAAACATCTGAGCCGACCTGA
- a CDS encoding SusD/RagB family nutrient-binding outer membrane lipoprotein — protein sequence MKKISIYMFIAAMFFGAISCEEKLDINSDPLASTIADPATIIPNVLVSYEARKQTELGTRIMDVPQHFSACFNSPRAGITTSFLTGNTWFMYYNLVLGNLVLLENDARAAGEVQNNVTAFAVIMKALAFYELSVIFEQIPFTEALNGIDFPSPNFDSQETVLKGTVDMLDEAVSLIAAIPAEGAFPIGSEDFIYGGNMANWERFANSLQLRILMLIRNADPGYAAPRIADVLTRPLITELGHVARFPFFNNVGNQNAFADLNNTFFGTENNEVVGVYAASPVLRDLLVDNSDPRLGIFLTDINGGDDYDTPPYGSFSFGAFGAVVSTGMIRYNFPAVWYTPAETALYRAELALAGEVTGDADALTQEGVTLALQYYGGAIDGATASIAQADIDAFAATFVGVTQQQIHEQQYLETFMRPVVSWNHVRRTRVPELDEVPGAVIDDFLQRFSFPPDEVGANPNTPPQAVDNAVKMWFAL from the coding sequence ATGAAAAAAATCTCTATATATATGTTTATCGCAGCGATGTTCTTCGGAGCAATTAGCTGCGAGGAAAAGCTGGACATCAATTCTGACCCATTGGCGTCTACAATTGCTGACCCTGCTACGATCATACCAAATGTTTTGGTATCATATGAAGCTAGAAAGCAAACTGAGCTTGGAACTCGAATCATGGACGTTCCTCAACATTTCTCAGCTTGTTTCAACTCGCCTCGTGCAGGTATAACCACAAGTTTCTTGACAGGTAACACCTGGTTCATGTACTACAACCTTGTGTTGGGTAACCTGGTATTGCTAGAGAATGATGCGAGAGCAGCTGGTGAAGTTCAGAATAACGTAACTGCATTTGCAGTGATCATGAAAGCCCTGGCTTTCTATGAGTTGTCAGTTATTTTCGAGCAAATTCCATTCACCGAAGCATTGAATGGTATCGATTTCCCTTCTCCTAACTTTGATTCACAAGAGACTGTACTGAAAGGTACTGTTGATATGTTGGACGAAGCAGTATCATTGATCGCTGCTATCCCTGCAGAAGGTGCATTCCCTATCGGGTCTGAGGATTTCATCTACGGTGGTAACATGGCGAATTGGGAGCGATTTGCTAACTCTTTGCAGTTGCGTATTTTGATGTTGATCAGAAATGCTGATCCTGGATACGCTGCTCCTAGAATTGCTGACGTTCTTACTCGTCCTTTGATCACAGAGCTCGGACACGTAGCAAGATTCCCTTTCTTTAACAATGTTGGTAATCAAAATGCATTTGCAGATTTGAACAATACCTTCTTTGGAACTGAAAACAATGAAGTTGTTGGTGTTTACGCTGCTTCTCCTGTCTTAAGGGATCTTTTGGTAGATAACAGTGATCCTCGTTTGGGTATCTTTCTTACTGATATCAACGGTGGTGATGATTACGATACGCCTCCTTACGGTAGCTTCTCTTTTGGAGCTTTCGGAGCAGTTGTATCAACTGGTATGATCCGTTACAACTTCCCAGCTGTATGGTATACGCCTGCTGAGACTGCACTTTATCGTGCTGAGTTGGCTTTGGCTGGCGAGGTAACTGGTGATGCTGATGCACTGACTCAGGAAGGTGTTACACTTGCTTTGCAGTACTATGGTGGTGCTATTGACGGTGCTACTGCATCGATCGCACAAGCTGATATCGATGCTTTTGCAGCGACTTTCGTTGGTGTTACTCAGCAGCAGATTCATGAGCAGCAGTACCTTGAAACTTTCATGCGACCAGTAGTTTCCTGGAACCATGTAAGAAGAACCAGAGTTCCTGAGCTTGATGAAGTACCAGGCGCTGTAATTGATGATTTCCTTCAGCGATTTTCATTCCCTCCTGATGAGGTTGGAGCGAATCCAAATACTCCTCCTCAGGCAGTGGATAATGCAGTGAAAATGTGGTTTGCCCTTTAA
- a CDS encoding SusC/RagA family TonB-linked outer membrane protein, which yields MKRKLLFSLLFSFCAIASVFAQRTVSGSITSAEDGSTIPGVNVVLKGTTTGTTSDLDGNYRLTVPDEGGVLIFSFIGLVSQEAEIGSRSVIDVAMTSDVQELETVVVTALGIERESRSLGYSVSGVKSDELVKARETNILNALQGKVTGVRIGRSSGNLGSSSKITIRGVSSLAGRNNPLWVVDGVPISNAQDASTSRIAGNRDFGNNAGLLNPDDIESINVLKGGAAAALYGSRAGAGVIVVTTKKGKKSASGAPTVNFSTSFRVDEIFKVPDFQNGYSTGTLGKYDSSFLSTSWGEPIQGQIRRNNILGIDEPLQTQDENYKDFFHNGLTFINNLSIADADERGDYRLSITSLNQEGILPGANLDRLTTSLNAGFNHSKNLKSRFSAQFVRSINRGVGVQGANDPNIFGIANFGRSIDFKDFQDWADDNGNQVGIIEQSTNNPYWTRRENQNDQKVSRFLGNYSIDYSPIDNLTFKGRVGYDFVQDNRFIANAKGTLGRVNGDFQTDNINRRQLTIDGIANYNIPVNEDININILGGIQYNERIFEQETNFAQDLVIAGLFQTANAANNSPDRGFSEIRLYGVFGEAEFSYKNWLTLTATARNDWSSTLPLDNNSYFYPSISAAFVFTDAFQISNNILSYGKFRASWANIGNDAVPYQADFRFFPRTTANGQYGLNLTFPYNGVLAFGKTNRFPNQNLVPENKATVEFGFELGFFDGRVGLDATYFNAVTTDQFFPAPIPESTGFATIALNAGEVQNEGIELSLNVDIIQQGDFQWSVNANFFTAESTVKELTEGVDRLLIASAFNSLQVVAEPGKEFQLFGIPFLRDSVSGRPIINPVNGARQAGEARTFGSVFPEWQGGFTNNFSWKGINFGFTIDASVGGLMRSSTVNALWTAGLTEETLRNRQGTFIDLEGVLDNGDGTFRDNDVPVRSAQAYWQSLDDNSIAEATIFDATYVKLREANISYTLPSSWLSNSPIRSITVGFEGRNLALLYSTVPHIDPEANLFGSASDGVGVERQSVASTRSFGFNLRFGF from the coding sequence ATGAAGAGAAAACTACTATTTAGTTTACTGTTCTCTTTTTGTGCGATCGCGTCCGTATTCGCACAAAGGACAGTAAGCGGATCAATCACATCTGCTGAGGATGGGTCTACTATCCCTGGAGTAAATGTTGTGCTTAAAGGTACAACTACCGGTACTACCTCAGACTTAGATGGTAACTATCGTCTCACTGTGCCTGACGAAGGTGGAGTGCTTATTTTCTCCTTTATCGGTTTAGTTTCTCAAGAAGCTGAGATTGGCTCACGATCTGTGATCGACGTAGCCATGACTTCTGATGTACAGGAACTGGAAACCGTAGTTGTAACTGCTTTGGGTATCGAGAGAGAGTCCAGAAGCTTAGGTTACTCTGTATCAGGAGTAAAAAGTGATGAACTGGTAAAAGCCAGAGAAACCAACATTCTTAACGCACTTCAGGGTAAAGTAACTGGAGTAAGAATCGGACGTTCTTCTGGTAACCTGGGATCATCATCAAAAATCACTATTAGAGGGGTATCCTCTTTGGCAGGTCGAAACAACCCACTTTGGGTAGTTGATGGTGTGCCAATCTCTAACGCTCAGGATGCTTCAACTAGCCGAATCGCTGGTAACAGAGATTTCGGTAACAACGCAGGACTATTGAACCCAGATGATATCGAGTCTATCAACGTATTGAAAGGTGGAGCTGCTGCTGCACTTTACGGATCTCGAGCAGGTGCTGGGGTAATCGTTGTAACTACCAAGAAAGGTAAAAAATCAGCTTCTGGAGCGCCTACTGTTAATTTCAGTACTTCTTTCAGAGTTGATGAAATCTTTAAAGTTCCTGATTTCCAGAATGGTTATTCAACTGGTACGCTCGGAAAGTATGATTCATCTTTCCTTTCTACTAGCTGGGGTGAGCCTATCCAGGGTCAGATCAGAAGAAATAACATTCTTGGTATTGATGAGCCTTTGCAAACACAAGATGAGAACTATAAGGATTTCTTCCACAATGGTTTGACATTCATCAACAACCTTTCAATTGCTGATGCTGATGAGCGAGGTGATTATCGATTGAGTATTACCTCTTTGAATCAGGAAGGTATCCTTCCAGGTGCGAACCTTGATCGTTTGACTACTAGCTTAAATGCTGGTTTCAATCACAGCAAGAACCTGAAGTCTAGATTCAGTGCACAATTCGTTCGCTCTATCAACAGAGGTGTTGGTGTTCAGGGTGCTAACGACCCTAACATCTTCGGTATAGCAAACTTTGGTCGTTCAATCGATTTCAAAGATTTCCAGGATTGGGCTGATGACAATGGTAACCAGGTTGGTATTATCGAGCAGTCTACTAACAACCCTTACTGGACTCGAAGAGAGAACCAAAATGATCAGAAAGTTTCTAGATTCTTAGGAAACTATTCTATCGATTACTCTCCTATAGATAACCTGACTTTCAAAGGACGTGTAGGATACGATTTCGTACAGGATAATCGATTCATTGCCAACGCAAAAGGTACATTAGGTCGAGTTAACGGAGACTTTCAAACTGATAACATCAACCGTCGACAGTTGACTATTGATGGTATTGCTAACTACAATATCCCTGTTAACGAGGACATCAATATCAACATCCTTGGTGGAATTCAGTATAACGAGCGAATCTTCGAGCAGGAAACAAACTTTGCTCAGGATCTTGTAATTGCAGGTCTTTTCCAAACTGCGAATGCTGCTAACAACTCTCCTGATAGAGGATTCTCTGAAATCAGATTATATGGTGTTTTCGGAGAAGCTGAATTTTCTTACAAGAACTGGTTGACTTTAACGGCTACAGCTCGTAATGACTGGTCTTCAACACTTCCTTTGGATAACAATTCTTATTTCTATCCATCGATCAGTGCTGCATTCGTATTTACTGATGCATTCCAGATCTCTAACAACATCCTTTCTTACGGTAAGTTCAGAGCTAGCTGGGCAAACATTGGTAACGATGCTGTGCCTTATCAGGCGGATTTCCGATTCTTCCCTAGAACTACTGCAAACGGACAGTATGGTTTGAACCTTACCTTCCCTTATAATGGCGTTCTTGCTTTCGGAAAAACAAACCGATTCCCTAACCAGAATTTGGTTCCTGAGAACAAAGCAACGGTCGAATTTGGATTCGAACTTGGTTTCTTCGATGGTCGAGTTGGTTTAGATGCGACATACTTCAATGCGGTTACTACCGATCAGTTCTTCCCTGCTCCAATTCCAGAAAGTACGGGTTTTGCAACCATTGCGTTGAACGCGGGAGAAGTACAAAACGAAGGTATCGAGCTTTCTTTGAACGTGGATATCATCCAGCAAGGAGATTTCCAGTGGAGTGTAAACGCAAACTTCTTTACTGCTGAGTCTACAGTAAAAGAATTGACCGAAGGTGTTGATCGTCTATTGATCGCTTCTGCTTTCAACAGCTTACAAGTTGTTGCTGAGCCAGGAAAAGAATTCCAACTTTTCGGTATTCCTTTCTTGAGAGATTCTGTTTCTGGTCGACCTATCATCAACCCTGTTAACGGAGCTCGTCAGGCTGGTGAAGCAAGAACATTCGGTTCTGTATTCCCTGAGTGGCAAGGTGGTTTCACCAATAACTTCTCTTGGAAAGGCATCAACTTCGGTTTCACTATCGATGCAAGTGTTGGTGGTTTGATGAGATCTTCTACTGTAAATGCATTGTGGACAGCAGGTTTGACTGAAGAGACATTGCGTAACAGACAAGGTACATTCATCGATTTGGAAGGTGTACTTGATAACGGTGACGGAACATTCAGAGACAATGACGTTCCTGTAAGATCCGCTCAAGCGTACTGGCAGAGCCTCGACGATAACAGTATCGCCGAAGCTACCATCTTTGATGCTACTTATGTGAAATTAAGAGAAGCAAACATTTCTTACACGCTTCCTTCTTCTTGGTTATCTAACTCTCCTATCCGATCTATTACAGTAGGTTTCGAAGGACGTAACCTCGCTCTTCTTTACTCTACAGTTCCTCACATCGATCCAGAAGCTAACCTTTTCGGTTCTGCTAGTGATGGTGTAGGGGTTGAGCGTCAGTCAGTAGCTTCTACTAGAAGCTTTGGTTTCAACCTTAGATTCGGATTCTAA
- a CDS encoding sodium-translocating pyrophosphatase, giving the protein MNYLIYAVPVLGLIGLLVMAVKAKWVNSQDAGDTKMQELAKYIREGALAFLSAEYRVLAIFVVIAGVLLGIVSTIVETTHWFIVVAFVFGAVFSALAGNIGMRIATAANVRTTQAARSSLPKALKVSFSGGMVMGLGVAGLAVFGLSVLFILLFHWFMNGTWSADGVDQMTVVLEALAGFSLGAESIALFARVGGGIYTKAADVGADLVGKVEAGIPEDDPRNPATIADNVGDNVGDVAGMGADLFGSYVATVLASMVLGNYVIRDMGGSINDAFNGIGPILLPLVIAGVGIIFSILGSFLIKVTDEGAKEPQVQAALNKGNWGSIILTAIACWFIIKLLLPAEMTMYFFGEGALAVSSRHVFYAVLVGLAVGGLISYFTEYYTGLGKKPVLEIVQNSATGAGTNIIAGLSTGMMSTFAPIILFAGAIWGAYELAGFYGVGIAASAMMATTAMQLAIDAFGPIADNAGGIAEMSELPEDVREKTDILDSVGNTTAAIGKGFAIASAALTALALFAAYVTFTGIDGINIFKADVLAALFIGGMIPVVFSALAMRSVGKAAMEMVKEVRRQFKEIPGIMEGTAKPEYDKCVEISTKASIKEMMLPGAITIVTPVIIGFVMGPEALGSYMAGVAVSGVLWAIFQNNAGGAWDNAKKSFEAGVMIDGEMTYKGSDAHKAAVTGDTVGDPFKDTSGPSMNILIKLTCLVGLIIAPILGGHGSGHAQSDNEITVTVAMNDDGVSQTTSISKEVKVEMTATEGEDYEATVTTKTTENGEEKTSVTVLKGSKEEIDEKLDEIR; this is encoded by the coding sequence ATGAACTACTTGATTTATGCAGTTCCTGTGCTGGGACTGATTGGCCTGCTTGTAATGGCAGTTAAAGCCAAATGGGTAAATAGTCAGGATGCAGGAGATACCAAGATGCAGGAACTGGCCAAATACATCCGAGAAGGTGCATTGGCTTTCCTTTCGGCTGAGTACCGCGTGTTGGCCATATTCGTGGTGATCGCTGGTGTATTACTAGGGATTGTTTCAACCATCGTGGAAACCACACACTGGTTTATCGTGGTGGCATTCGTATTTGGAGCTGTTTTCTCCGCTTTGGCTGGAAACATCGGAATGCGCATTGCCACGGCAGCCAATGTCAGAACCACTCAGGCAGCGAGAAGTAGTTTGCCAAAAGCATTGAAAGTTTCATTTTCTGGTGGTATGGTCATGGGACTTGGCGTTGCTGGTCTGGCGGTATTCGGATTGAGCGTACTCTTTATCTTATTGTTCCACTGGTTTATGAACGGCACATGGTCGGCTGACGGTGTGGATCAAATGACTGTCGTACTTGAAGCATTGGCTGGTTTCTCACTTGGAGCAGAGTCTATCGCTCTTTTTGCCCGAGTAGGTGGGGGTATTTACACCAAAGCTGCTGACGTAGGAGCTGACCTGGTAGGAAAAGTAGAAGCAGGTATCCCTGAGGATGATCCTCGTAACCCTGCCACCATCGCTGACAATGTAGGAGATAATGTAGGTGACGTTGCAGGAATGGGAGCTGATTTGTTCGGTTCTTATGTGGCTACTGTTTTGGCCTCTATGGTATTGGGTAACTATGTTATTCGTGACATGGGCGGATCAATTAACGATGCATTCAATGGTATCGGACCGATCTTGTTGCCTTTGGTGATTGCCGGAGTTGGTATCATCTTCTCCATTTTAGGGTCATTCCTGATCAAGGTGACAGATGAAGGAGCGAAAGAACCACAGGTTCAGGCTGCCTTGAACAAAGGAAACTGGGGTTCCATCATTTTAACTGCAATTGCTTGTTGGTTTATCATTAAACTGTTGTTGCCAGCAGAGATGACCATGTATTTCTTCGGGGAGGGGGCATTGGCTGTTTCTTCGAGACACGTGTTCTATGCCGTATTGGTAGGTCTGGCTGTAGGCGGACTAATTTCTTACTTTACAGAGTATTACACGGGATTGGGTAAGAAACCTGTTTTGGAAATCGTACAAAACTCTGCAACCGGAGCAGGTACCAACATCATCGCTGGTCTTTCTACCGGTATGATGTCCACATTCGCACCAATTATCTTATTTGCTGGCGCGATATGGGGTGCTTATGAGTTGGCTGGATTCTACGGTGTAGGTATTGCAGCTTCTGCGATGATGGCTACGACTGCCATGCAATTGGCCATTGATGCATTTGGACCTATCGCTGATAATGCGGGCGGTATCGCTGAAATGAGTGAACTTCCTGAAGACGTTCGTGAGAAAACAGATATCCTGGATTCTGTTGGAAACACCACTGCTGCGATCGGAAAGGGATTTGCAATTGCTTCTGCGGCATTGACAGCTCTGGCCTTATTTGCGGCTTATGTGACTTTCACAGGTATTGACGGAATTAACATCTTTAAAGCAGATGTTTTGGCGGCCTTGTTTATTGGAGGAATGATCCCTGTGGTATTTTCTGCTTTGGCTATGAGATCTGTAGGTAAAGCAGCCATGGAAATGGTGAAAGAAGTGAGACGCCAATTCAAAGAGATTCCAGGTATCATGGAAGGTACGGCCAAGCCGGAGTATGATAAATGTGTAGAAATCTCCACTAAGGCGTCTATCAAAGAAATGATGTTGCCAGGAGCCATCACCATAGTGACACCTGTTATTATAGGATTCGTAATGGGACCTGAGGCATTGGGTAGCTACATGGCAGGTGTTGCTGTGTCTGGAGTACTTTGGGCGATCTTCCAAAACAATGCGGGAGGAGCCTGGGATAATGCCAAGAAAAGCTTCGAGGCAGGAGTTATGATTGATGGAGAGATGACATATAAAGGGTCAGATGCACATAAAGCGGCAGTAACAGGAGATACCGTAGGTGATCCATTCAAAGATACTTCCGGTCCCTCCATGAATATCCTGATCAAATTGACCTGTCTGGTAGGATTGATCATTGCACCAATTTTAGGTGGTCATGGAAGTGGACATGCACAGTCTGATAACGAGATTACCGTAACTGTAGCAATGAATGACGATGGTGTAAGCCAGACAACTTCCATCTCAAAAGAGGTGAAGGTAGAGATGACTGCTACAGAAGGAGAGGATTACGAAGCTACAGTTACGACGAAGACCACTGAAAACGGTGAAGAAAAAACTTCTGTTACTGTTCTGAAAGGTAGCAAGGAAGAAATTGACGAAAAACTTGATGAAATAAGGTAA